Proteins encoded within one genomic window of Camelina sativa cultivar DH55 chromosome 19, Cs, whole genome shotgun sequence:
- the LOC104746166 gene encoding beta-glucosidase 44, which yields MKHLISHPWPLFLILILLSSLTSGESSPSIQNIKLDTGGLSRQSFPKGFLFGTATSAYQVEGETHQDGRGPSIWDAFVKIPGTIAKNATAEITVDQYHRYKEDVDLMKKLNFDAYRFSISWSRIFPDGSGKVNWKGVAYYNRLIDYLVQKGITPYANLYHYDLPLALEKKYKGLLGRQVVNDFADYAEFCFKTFGDRVKNWMTFNEPRVVAALGYDNGIFAPGRCSKAFGNCTEGNSATEPYIVTHHLILAHAAAVQRYRKYYQAKQKGRIGILLDFVWYEPLTRSKADNYAAQRARDFHIGWFIHPIVYGEYPKTMQNIVKDRLPKFTAEEVKMVKGSIDYVGINQYTTYYMSEPHFTTKPKDLGYQQDWNVQFGFAKLGKPIGPRAHSTWLYNVPWGMYKALMYIKERYGNPTMILSENGMDDPGNVTLAQGLHDTTRIKYYRDYLTNLKKATDDGANVVGYFAWSLLDNFEWLSGYTSRFGIVYVDYKTLKRYPKMSAKWFRKLLKRNNK from the exons ATGAAACACCTTATCTCACATCCATGGCCTCTCTTCCTCATTCTCatcctcctctcttctctcaccTCCGGCGAATCCTCTCCGTCCATACAAAACATCAAATTGGACACCGGAGGTCTCAGTAGACAGAGTTTTCCAAAAGGATTCTTGTTCGGAACCGCCACCTCAGCTTATCAGGTCGAAGGCGAGACTCATCAGGATGGTCGTGGCCCAAGCATCTGGGACGCCTTCGTCAAGATTCCTG GGACTATCGCCAAGAATGCCACGGCTGAGATAACAGTGGACCAGTATCACCGTTATAAG GAAGATGTGGATTTGATGAAGAAACTCAACTTCGATGCTTACAGATTTTCAATTTCATGGTCCAGAATATTCCCtg ATGGGAGCGGCAAAGTCAACTGGAAAGGAGTTGCTTATTACAATAGATTGATCGATTACTTGGTTCAAAAAG GGATCACACCTTATGCAAATTTGTACCACTACGATCTTCCATTGGCTTTGGAAAAGAAGTATAAAGGCTTGCTTGGTAGACAAGTAGT GAATGATTTTGCGGATTACGCAGAGTTTTGTTTCAAGACATTTGGAGATAGAGTGAAGAATTGGATGACGTTTAACGAGCCGCGTGTTGTTGCTGCTTTAGGTTATGATAACGGCATTTTTGCTCCGGGTAGATGCTCTAAAGCATTTGGAAACTGCACTGAAGGAAACTCCGCGACCGAGCCATACATTGTTACTCATCACCTTATCTTGGCCCATGCAGCAGCAGTCCAGAGATACCGCAAATATTACCAA GCTAAACAAAAGGGAAGAATTGGGATACTTTTAGATTTCGTTTGGTACGAGCCGCTTACTAGAAGTAAAGCAGATAATTATGCAGCTCAAAGAGCAAGAGACTTCCATATCGGATG GTTTATTCACCCAATAGTATATGGTGAGTATCCAAAGACAATGCAGAACATTGTGAAAGATAGGCTTCCAAAGTTCACAGCGGAAGAAGTGAAAATGGTGAAAGGTTCCATAGATTACGTGGGAATAAACCAATACACGACTTATTACATGTCCGAACCACATTTCACCACCAAACCTAAGGATTTGGGTTATCAACAAGATTGGAACGTACAGTTTGGCT TTGCTAAGTTGGGGAAGCCAATTGGTCCAAGG GCTCACTCGACATGGTTATACAACGTACCATGGGGAATGTACAAGGCCTTGATGTATATAAAGGAACGCTACGGCAACCCAACTATGATTCTCTCTGAAAACG GTATGGATGATCCGGGAAACGTGACTCTAGCTCAAGGACTACATGACACAACGAGAATCAAGTATTATAGAGATTACTTAACCAACCTTAAGAAGGCTACGGATGATGGAGCCAATGTTGTTGGATATTTTGCGTGGTCTTTGCTCGATAATTTCGAATGGTTATCAGGATATACTTCAAG GTTTGGGATCGTCTATGTTGATTACAAAACCTTGAAGAGGTACCCCAAGATGTCTGCTAAATGGTTCAGAAAACTTCTGAAACGAAACAACAAATGA
- the LOC104767600 gene encoding uncharacterized protein LOC104767600 translates to MKTVEFVINDDDGCMDTPMFTGTDPLLWISKVERLFNCGCFSDDAKLDLVFLFLDGVALTWFMQEINKEKFMEWTVFKHRLLARFDLVKSCSSSARDSSCVPELVATESSIHDAESLGATANISFSETDSISELEAEAMESNKETDVVANPKVSISQLEPSLSVRICSESLDIRKDVPSVLLAEDRSQSTCVIVNNIAHQLFDAKFLSIRREKRLMKQSKFSKTWKFKFKNMAMSTNRSQMDHNIGLVRKKKRFQNLRMNKQAHMSRVMSKMRMLHDPRGMKQLLHGDKKLMFLCQVESGEATTLTLKEAVSELIFQGFKVLTAYPKVYGKLQLQNRLAMDIPEYAVSLTRVHAVNTIFQDRDATLMTWFIHGDAQFQVYHKWRSKPLLFWSLMCIQFVHNTKPATSLISRIHKESVNFHIGDPWSDCDLVVLIASKGVAATIGHSLYIMTYYSAYQVWDVMLQLGFRVHQLLKRPKLSISWKYKLKLMVIWLEDISLFHHSLGMGNKVVIGLYTRQKVQVRDHLWLTTNADLLLYLSANLIQVSLLQLHHTQCGLICRMVNWLIECELQGTNTR, encoded by the exons ATGAAGACGGTGGAGTTTGTGATCAATGACGATGATGGTTGTATGGATACGCCTATGTTCACCGGAACAGATCCGTTGCTGTGGATCTCAAAAGTGGAGAGGCTTTTCAATTGTGGCTGTTTCTCAGATGATGCGAAGCTTGATCTAGTCTTCTTGTTTTTAGACGGAGTTGCGTTGACATGGTTTATGCAGGAGATTAATAAAGAGAAATTTATGGAATGGACTGTCTTTAAGCATAGGTTGTTGGCTCGATTTGATCTGGTGAAGAGTTGTTCTTCATCCGCGAGAGATTCGTCCTGTGTTCCTGAATTGGTTGCAACAGAATCGTCGATTCACGATGCAGAATCCCTTGGTGCAACTGCAAACATTTCATTTAGTGAAACTGATTCGATTTCAGAGCTTGAAGCGGAGGCAATGGAATCAAACAAGGAGACTGATGTTGTTGCAAATCCTAAGGTATCGATTTCACAATTGGAACCTAGCCTTAGCGTTAGGATTTGCAGTGAGTCATTGGATATTAGGAAGGATGTACCATCTGTGTTGTTGGCAGAAGATCGATCACAATCAACATGTGTCATTGTTAACAACATTGCACACCAACTGTTCGATGCAAAGTTTTTGAGTATCAGACGTGAGAAACGTTTGATGAAACAGAGCAAATTTTCAAAGACATGGAAATTTAAGTTCAAAAACATGGCTATGTCGACCAATAGATCACAAATGGATCATAACATTGGTttagtgaggaagaagaaaagatttcaGAACCTGAGAATGAACAAGCAAGCTCACATGTCAAGGGTGATGTCTAAAATGAGGATGTTGCATGATCCAAGAGGCATGAAGCAGCTTCTGCATGGGGATAAGAAGCTCATGTTCTTGTGTCAAGTGGAATCAGGGGAAGCGACAACACTCACACTCAAGGAAGCTGTGTCTGAGTTGATTTTTCAAGGATTCAAGGTCTTGACAGCGTATCCAAAGGTGTATGGAAAGCTGCAGTTACAAAATAGACTAGCGATGGATATTCCAGAGTATGCAGTTAGCTTAACAAGGGTTCATGCAGTCAACACAATTTTTCAAGACCGAGATGCAACACTCATGACATGGTTTATCCATGGTGATGCACAGTTTCAAGTGTATCACAAGTGGAGAAGTAAACCACTTCTATTTTGGAGCTTGATGTGCATTCAGTTTGTTCATAACACAAAGCCTGCAACTTCTCTAATTTCCAGAATTCACAAAGAAAGTGTGAATTTTCATATTGGTGATCCATGGTCTGATTGTGATCTTGTGGTTTTGATTGCTAGCAAAGGAGTGGCAGCGACTATAGGACATTCGCTATATATCATGACCTACTACTCTGCATATCAAGTGTGGGATGTAATGCTCCAATTAGGTTTCAGGGTACATCAACTACTAAAGAGACCAAAATTGTCTATATCCTGGAAATATAAACTCAAGCTTATGGTGATTTGGTTGGAGGATATCTCACTTTTTCATCACAGTTTGGGCATGGGAAACAAGGTTGTGATTGGATTGTATACAAGACAGAAGGTCCAAGTACGGGATCATTTATGGCTGACCACAAATGCAGATTTATTGCTTTATCTCTCAGCAAATCTGATACAAGTTTCACTACTACAACTACATCATACTCAGTGTGGACTGATATGTCGAATGGTCAATTGGTTGATTGAGTGTGAGCTGCAAG GTACAAATACAAGATGA